The Palleronia sp. THAF1 genome contains the following window.
TGCCGTGAGACCGACACGATCCTTGCGCTCAGCCGCGCCAACGCCCTGCGCATTCCCTACGGCTGCACCTTCGGCATCTGCGGTACCTGCAAGGTGCGTAAGACGAAGGGAGAGGTGCGCATGGTTCATAATGGCGGAATCTCGGATGACGACGTGGCGGATGGCTGGATCCTGACCTGCTGTTCACACCCCGTGGGCGAGGTTGAGATCGACGCCTGATCGGGTGCTTGCCCCAAGGCGGGGCGCAGGCGATACGGGACGGGCCTTTTAAGCGAGAAGACCCGCCCACCATGCTTTTCCGCCTGATCCTTGCCCTACTGATCGCCGTCGTGCCGCGTGTGGCGTCGGCGGATGTGGTGACGGTCTTCGCGGCCGCCAGCCTGAAGGGCGCGCTCGACGTGGTGGCCGAAGGGTTCGCGGCGTCTGGCGACGACACGGTGCGCCCGATCTACGCAGGCTCTGCGGCCTTGGCCCGGCAGATCGCCGCAGGCGCGCCGGGGGATGTAGCGATCCTGGCGAGCAGCGATTGGATGGACACGCTGGAGGCATCGGGCGACTTGGCACCTGACACGCGGCGGGACTTGCTATCCAATCGATTGGTGGTGGTGGCTCCGGTCCCGGCGGAACCAATGCGGCTGGAAGACTTGCCCAAAGCGCTGGGCACCGGGCGCCTCGCGATGGCGTTGGTCGATGCGGTGCCCGCTGGCGTCTACGGGCGGCAGGCGTTGCGGACATCGGGCCTGTGGGACGCCGTCGCCCCCCAAGTCGCGCAGGCTGATAACGTGCGCGCGGCGCTGGCGTTGGTGGCCGTCGGCGCGACCCCATACGGCATCGTCTACGCCACGGATGCTGCGGCAGAACCACGCGTCGGCATCGTCGCTACCATCCCGCCCGACGCACACGATCCGATCCGATATCCCGTGGCCGCACTGGCGCAGGGTGATTCGGCAGCGGCGCAGCGGTTCCTGGACTACCTAGCAACGCCCGCCGCCAAAGACGCCTTCGCTGCGGCTGGCTTCGAGGTGCTGCCGTGATCGAATGGCTGGGAGCAGAGGCTTATGCCGCGCTGGCGCTGTCGTTGAAGGTGTCGTTCTGGGCGACGGTCGCCAGCCTGCCGCCGGGCATCTGGGTGGCCTACGTCCTTGCGCGCAAGTCGTTCCCGGGCCGACAGCTGCTGAACGGGTTGGTGCTGCTGCCGCTGATCCTGCCTCCGGTCGTTACGGGATATGTTCTTCTGTTGGCTCTTGGTCCACGCGCGCCCCTTGGCGCGTTCCTCGCGCAGTTCGGCATCGTCTTCGCGTTCCGCTGGACCGGAGCCGCGCTTGCCGCCGCGATCATGGCGTTCCCCTTGCTGGTCCGCGCGATCCGCCTGTCGATCGAGGCGGTCGATCCGGGGTTGGAGCAAGCCGCCCGGACGCTGGGCGCCAACCGCTTGTGGACCTTCGGGACCGTCACGCTGCCGCTGATCCTGCCCGGCATCCTGACCGGCGCGGTGCTGGCCTTCGCCAAGGCGATGGGAGAGTTCGGGGCGACGATCACCTTCGTCGCCAACATCCCCGGCGAGACGCGCACGCTGCCCACGGCGATCTACACCTTCCTTCAGGTGCCGGGCGGGGAAGGGGCGGCGCTGAAGCTGGTGGCTGTGTCCGTCGCCGTGTCGATGGGGGCGGTACTTGTGTCGGAATGGATATCCGCGCGGGTGGCAAAGCGGGTGGCCGGTCGATGAGCCTCGATATCGCGATAAAGCATCGGCAGGGGAACTTCACGCTCGACGCCAGCTTTACGGCCCCTGCCGGGGTGACGGTTCTGTTCGGGCGGTCCGGCTCTGGCAAGACGACATTGGTGAACGCGGTGGCGGGGCTGTTGCGGCCCGATCAGGGGCGCGTCGTCGTGGGTGGTGAAATCCTGTTCAACGCCGCGCGGGACATCGACCGCGCCCCGGAAAAGCGCGGGTTGGGCTATATTTTTCAGGACGGACGGCTGTTTCCGCATCTGACGGTGAACCAGAACCTGCACTATGCCGAGTGGTATCGCGGAGAGGTGCGGGACGCCGACAAGGTCATCGCGATGCTGGGGCTGGAGCCGCTTCTGGATCGCCGACCCGCCGCATTGTCGGGCGGGGAAAAGCAGCGCGTCGCCATTGGGCGCGCTTTGCTGGCCGGACCGCGTCTGATCTTGGCCGATGAGCCGCTGGCCGCGCTGGATGACGCGCGGAAATCAGAGATCCTGCCCTACTTCGAGCGCCTGCGAGACGCCTTTGACGTGCCGATCCTGTACGTCAGTCACTCGGCGGCAGAGGTCGCGCGGTTGGCGACCACGGTCGTTGCGTTGGAAAACGGACGCGTGGTGCGCGCAGGCCCGGCTGCGGAAGTGCTGGCCGATCCGCGCGTGATGCCCACGGGCGTGCGTGCGGCCGGAGCCGTGCTGGAGGCGCGGGTGGCCACTCACCACGAGGACGGGTTGAGTGAGTTGGATGCTGGCGGCGTGGCGCTGTTCCTGCCCCGCGTACCACTGGCGGTGGGTGCGCCGATCCGGGTGCGCATCGCGGCGCAAGAGGTACTGCTGTCGCGCGATAGGCCCGTGGGACTGTCTGCGCTGAATGTGATCGAAGGACGCATCGTCGAGATTCGTGCTGGAACCGGACCGGGCGTGCTGGTCGTTCTGGAAACTGCCGCAGGACGGGTTCTGGCCCGTGTGACAGCTCGGTCGGCCAGCGCGCTGGGGCTGGCCGAAGGCGGCACGTGCCATGCGGTTCTGAAATCGCTCGCCATCGCACCCGACGATGTGGGGCAGGGCGGGCTGTAGGGGTCAGACGAAGCGACCGACGATGCCCTTTGGCGGTACCTAGAACTCCGTCAGGAAGGCGGCGGCTTTGCGGTATCGGGTGTGTGCTGCCTCGAAGGCGTCGGTCAGCGTGCGTTCCGGCTGGACGGTCTTCGCGATGGGCGGCGCGGCACAGGTGGTGTCGCCCGTAGCGGCCATCCGACCCAAGCGCGCGGCCCCAAGAGCGGCACCGAAGTCGCCCGCCTCCGGCACGTCGACCGGCAGGTCCAGCGCGGTGGCGATGGCGGACAGCCAGTAGTCCGACCGGCTGCCGCCGCCTACAGCAACAAGGCTGTCGATGCGCGTACCCGTGGCGGCAAGTGCATCCCGGCTGTCGCGCAGGGCGAAGGTGACGCCCTCGATCACGGCGCGGGTGCCTGCGGCGGTGTCGGTGGTATGGTCGAGGCCAAGGAAGCCCGCGCGCGCCGAGGCAGAGTTCAGCGGCGTGCGTTCGCCACCCAGATACGGCAGGAACACGGTCTTTCCGGGGGCTTGCAGCGGGCCGAGGGTGGCGGTCAGGTCCTGCGCGCTTTGACCGACGAGACCCGCATACCAGTTCAGCGAGTCGGTCGCCGACAGGATCACGCCCATCTGGTGCCAGGTGTCGGGGATCGCGTGGCAGAAGGTGTGGACGGCGGTCTCCGGCTTCGGCGTGAAGCCTTCGGTGGCGACGAACAGCACGCCAGAGGTGCCGAGGGACACAAACGCGCGGCCCGGTTCCGTCACGCCCATTCCGATGGCGGATGCGGCGTTGTCGCCCGCGCCGCCAGCGACCGGGGTGTTCTTGGGCAGACCGAAACGCGCGGCCAGATCGTCACGCAGTTGGCCGGAGACGGCAGAGCCTTCGACCAGCCGTCCGGCCGCACCGGCGGACAGTCCGCAACGTGCCAGCAGATCGTCGGACCACTTCCGCGCGCCGACGTCCAGCCACGCGGTGCCTGCGGCGTCGGACATCTCGGCCACGCGCTCTCCGGTCAGCCACAGGCGCAGGTAGTCCTTTGGCAGCAGCACGGCGTCGGTCTTGGCGAAAACCTCCGGCTCGTTCCGGCGCACCCATTCCACCTTGGGGGCAGAAAAGCCGGGGAACACGATATTGCCCGTGATCCGCCGCCAGATCGGGTTCGCGTCCATCTCGGCGGCTTCCGCATGGGCGCGGGTGTCGTTCCACAGCAGGCAGGGGCGCAGGGGGGTGTCATCCGCCCCAAGCATCGTGACGCCGTGCATGTGGCCCGACAGGCCGATGCCTTGCACGCCGGACAGATCGCCTAACTTGGATAGCACGGCCTCTGCCGCCACGATCCACGAGGCCGGGTTCTGCTCTGACCAGCCGTCGTGCGGGCGTTCCACACTCAGCGGGGCCGCCGCTTCGGCCACCACCCGCTCATCGGCGTCGATCAA
Protein-coding sequences here:
- the modA gene encoding molybdate ABC transporter substrate-binding protein, whose translation is MLFRLILALLIAVVPRVASADVVTVFAAASLKGALDVVAEGFAASGDDTVRPIYAGSAALARQIAAGAPGDVAILASSDWMDTLEASGDLAPDTRRDLLSNRLVVVAPVPAEPMRLEDLPKALGTGRLAMALVDAVPAGVYGRQALRTSGLWDAVAPQVAQADNVRAALALVAVGATPYGIVYATDAAAEPRVGIVATIPPDAHDPIRYPVAALAQGDSAAAQRFLDYLATPAAKDAFAAAGFEVLP
- the modB gene encoding molybdate ABC transporter permease subunit, with product MEWLGAEAYAALALSLKVSFWATVASLPPGIWVAYVLARKSFPGRQLLNGLVLLPLILPPVVTGYVLLLALGPRAPLGAFLAQFGIVFAFRWTGAALAAAIMAFPLLVRAIRLSIEAVDPGLEQAARTLGANRLWTFGTVTLPLILPGILTGAVLAFAKAMGEFGATITFVANIPGETRTLPTAIYTFLQVPGGEGAALKLVAVSVAVSMGAVLVSEWISARVAKRVAGR
- the modC gene encoding molybdenum ABC transporter ATP-binding protein, encoding MSLDIAIKHRQGNFTLDASFTAPAGVTVLFGRSGSGKTTLVNAVAGLLRPDQGRVVVGGEILFNAARDIDRAPEKRGLGYIFQDGRLFPHLTVNQNLHYAEWYRGEVRDADKVIAMLGLEPLLDRRPAALSGGEKQRVAIGRALLAGPRLILADEPLAALDDARKSEILPYFERLRDAFDVPILYVSHSAAEVARLATTVVALENGRVVRAGPAAEVLADPRVMPTGVRAAGAVLEARVATHHEDGLSELDAGGVALFLPRVPLAVGAPIRVRIAAQEVLLSRDRPVGLSALNVIEGRIVEIRAGTGPGVLVVLETAAGRVLARVTARSASALGLAEGGTCHAVLKSLAIAPDDVGQGGL
- the xylB gene encoding xylulokinase → MFLGLDLGTSSLKGLLIDADERVVAEAAAPLSVERPHDGWSEQNPASWIVAAEAVLSKLGDLSGVQGIGLSGHMHGVTMLGADDTPLRPCLLWNDTRAHAEAAEMDANPIWRRITGNIVFPGFSAPKVEWVRRNEPEVFAKTDAVLLPKDYLRLWLTGERVAEMSDAAGTAWLDVGARKWSDDLLARCGLSAGAAGRLVEGSAVSGQLRDDLAARFGLPKNTPVAGGAGDNAASAIGMGVTEPGRAFVSLGTSGVLFVATEGFTPKPETAVHTFCHAIPDTWHQMGVILSATDSLNWYAGLVGQSAQDLTATLGPLQAPGKTVFLPYLGGERTPLNSASARAGFLGLDHTTDTAAGTRAVIEGVTFALRDSRDALAATGTRIDSLVAVGGGSRSDYWLSAIATALDLPVDVPEAGDFGAALGAARLGRMAATGDTTCAAPPIAKTVQPERTLTDAFEAAHTRYRKAAAFLTEF